The Shewanella zhangzhouensis genome has a window encoding:
- a CDS encoding TIGR03503 family protein: MPVLAGVVPKEQARELKNRFRVDHMVESLTLVIQRDYGSAPVVVVLPDGSKWYASRHPETVKWTDGVTGDIISIENPQPGPWQLVGKVSKGSTLYMLSKLSVEIDPLPQPLFQGERIKITARLMGDEQRLRMPGLDYLVEWVARFISDHQPGDENFAAGTVTVGSYKDDGEGLDERPDDGIFTGTINLNQPWGHYKFTVQARNNVFDREEEMSVILSRHPISLQLLEPDDPLTSPYRMSVSIDAEALQLAETHLELELVGPAGLQLPITFSGLTEGQNEFVLPEVHEFGSYRIKGEAFSTTVSGREIVLSLPEKFFNLIEPPAPPPSPEEIAAREAAIAAAEEAKAKESAMMVLIGVNLVLLLLGIVAIIFWRKRQALKKALEAAALDAANQDKSSKSMKETLDDIDLTLPED; the protein is encoded by the coding sequence ATGCCCGTGCTTGCCGGCGTCGTGCCCAAAGAGCAGGCGCGGGAGCTTAAAAATCGTTTTCGCGTCGACCATATGGTCGAAAGCCTGACGCTGGTGATTCAGCGCGACTACGGCAGTGCACCCGTGGTGGTGGTGTTACCCGATGGCAGTAAATGGTATGCCTCCAGGCACCCCGAAACGGTTAAATGGACCGATGGGGTCACCGGCGACATCATCTCCATAGAAAATCCCCAGCCCGGTCCCTGGCAGTTGGTGGGCAAGGTGTCCAAGGGCTCAACGCTGTACATGTTAAGTAAACTCTCGGTGGAAATAGACCCCTTGCCGCAGCCCTTGTTTCAGGGAGAGCGCATCAAGATCACCGCCAGACTGATGGGAGATGAACAGCGGCTCAGAATGCCGGGGTTGGATTATTTGGTCGAGTGGGTGGCCCGCTTTATCAGCGATCATCAGCCAGGGGATGAAAACTTTGCCGCCGGTACTGTCACCGTGGGCAGCTATAAAGATGACGGTGAAGGTCTGGATGAAAGACCCGATGACGGCATATTTACCGGCACCATCAACCTGAACCAACCCTGGGGCCATTACAAATTTACCGTTCAGGCCCGAAACAATGTATTCGACCGTGAAGAGGAGATGTCGGTTATTCTCTCCAGGCATCCCATCAGTCTTCAGCTTCTTGAACCGGACGACCCGCTCACATCGCCTTATCGAATGAGCGTCAGTATCGATGCTGAAGCATTGCAACTGGCAGAAACCCATCTTGAACTGGAATTGGTCGGCCCGGCAGGACTTCAGCTGCCAATCACCTTTTCCGGACTGACAGAAGGGCAGAATGAATTTGTGCTCCCGGAAGTCCATGAGTTCGGTAGCTACCGCATCAAAGGGGAAGCGTTCTCGACCACTGTGAGCGGCCGCGAAATTGTCCTGAGTTTGCCGGAAAAATTTTTCAATCTTATCGAACCACCGGCACCACCGCCCAGCCCGGAGGAGATAGCAGCCCGTGAGGCGGCAATTGCCGCGGCCGAAGAAGCCAAGGCCAAAGAAAGCGCCATGATGGTTCTCATTGGCGTTAACCTGGTGTTGCTGCTGCTTGGTATAGTCGCAATTATCTTCTGGCGTAAGCGTCAGGCCTTGAAAAAGGCCCTTGAAGCGGCTGCACTGGATGCCGCAAATCAGGACAAGTCATCGAAATCCATGAAAGAAACCCTGGATGATATCGACCTGACGTTGCCCGAAGACTAG
- the dnaQ gene encoding DNA polymerase III subunit epsilon produces MNIISNAERQIILDTETTGMNQGAGAVYLGHRIIEIGCVEVVNRRLTGRTFHQYINPGQAIDEEAIAVHGITNDRVAAEPRFHEIVGGFLDFIRGAELVAHNASFDMSFINHEFSMLVPQGPKVEDICTVLDSLAIAKFLHPGQKNNLDALCKRYGIDNTRRTYHGALLDAEILADVYLVMTGGQTKFNLHADEGAQEQGGIIRLDSNRPSLKVVRATADELGNHEKRLDLVGKSGKCLWRG; encoded by the coding sequence ATGAATATCATTTCAAATGCCGAAAGGCAGATCATCCTCGATACCGAAACCACAGGTATGAATCAGGGCGCCGGTGCGGTGTACCTCGGGCACAGGATCATTGAAATTGGCTGTGTGGAAGTGGTAAACCGTCGCTTAACCGGACGCACCTTCCATCAATATATCAATCCCGGTCAGGCGATTGATGAAGAAGCCATTGCCGTACACGGCATTACCAACGATAGGGTGGCAGCAGAGCCCAGATTTCATGAGATTGTTGGCGGCTTTCTGGATTTTATCCGCGGGGCCGAGTTGGTGGCGCATAACGCCTCGTTCGATATGAGCTTTATTAACCACGAGTTTTCGATGTTGGTGCCTCAGGGACCCAAGGTCGAAGACATCTGCACCGTGCTCGACTCCCTTGCCATTGCCAAGTTTTTGCACCCCGGGCAGAAAAACAACCTCGATGCGCTCTGTAAACGATATGGTATAGACAATACCCGCCGCACTTATCACGGCGCTTTGCTCGATGCCGAGATCCTGGCCGATGTCTATCTGGTGATGACAGGCGGCCAGACCAAATTTAATCTGCACGCCGATGAAGGCGCTCAGGAGCAGGGCGGGATCATTCGTCTGGATAGCAATCGCCCAAGCCTTAAAGTTGTCAGAGCCACGGCCGATGAACTGGGTAACCATGAAAAACGGCTTGATTTGGTAGGCAAATCGGGCAAATGCCTCTGGCGGGGATAA
- a CDS encoding DEAD/DEAH box helicase — translation MRDEHEKLDIRVQRWIFQQGWSGLREIQSLAIEPILSAQTDVLISASTAAGKTEAFFLPAISAIAGQQEGVGILYISPLKALINDQDRRFESLSDLLDMPVTPWHGDSPQGKKNKLKTSPAGIVLITPESLESLLIRDAGWVKSAFSLLRYVVIDEFHAFLGSERGHHLLSLLHRLEHLLGRLKSPIPRVALSATLGEIEKVPLALRPNQSLPCKIIRDTNAVSTLKVQIKGYVNPAQVDIEEPIDAEYKICQDLFKFCRGGNHLVFANSRNRTESIAATLSDMCDQQHVPNEFFPHHGSLSKELRESLEKRLQQEQYPTTAVCTMTLELGIDIGKVNSVVQVTAPHSVSSLRQRMGRSGRRGGASILRMLIAEDELTKDSNPIDKLRLELIQSLAMIRLLISSKWYEPADTSLYHFSTLLHQMLAVIAQWGGIRADQLYNLLCKEGPFQNVSAANYKAILLHMGGSELITQLGSGELVLGVLGERITGHYSFYTVFKTPEEFRIVSGTKTLGTLPVDSLVLVGQHIIFGGKRWIVKDIDSEKRTIYVERAKGGKPPKFGGSGMSVHDVVRQEMFKILSDGDYRIDVAGQKIDFADANARELFREGVAFFNEAELRQNSLLQHGNDVYIFTWHGDKVVNTIATLLIKNGYETGVYAGAIEVSNTCLSNIKSELQSLKDLELPSAEELANFVFEKRVEKFDEYLPPKALQLAYSARTFDLDSTKNWLISTVSQY, via the coding sequence ATGAGGGACGAACATGAGAAGCTGGACATTAGAGTTCAGCGTTGGATTTTTCAGCAAGGATGGTCTGGACTCAGAGAGATCCAAAGTCTTGCTATCGAGCCAATTTTATCTGCCCAAACGGATGTTCTTATCAGTGCATCAACTGCTGCAGGTAAGACCGAAGCGTTTTTTCTCCCGGCAATAAGTGCTATTGCAGGACAACAGGAAGGGGTTGGTATTCTCTATATCAGCCCCCTCAAAGCGCTAATAAATGACCAGGATCGGCGATTTGAAAGCCTATCAGACTTACTGGATATGCCGGTTACACCCTGGCATGGGGATAGCCCTCAGGGTAAGAAAAATAAGCTGAAAACCTCTCCTGCCGGCATTGTCTTAATCACGCCGGAGTCACTTGAGTCACTACTCATTCGTGATGCCGGCTGGGTCAAATCAGCTTTTTCTCTTCTAAGATACGTTGTTATTGACGAATTTCATGCCTTTTTAGGCTCAGAACGTGGACACCATTTACTCTCCTTGCTCCATAGGCTTGAGCACCTACTCGGACGATTAAAGTCTCCCATTCCAAGGGTGGCGTTAAGTGCTACGCTTGGTGAAATAGAGAAAGTCCCTTTGGCTTTGCGCCCTAACCAATCATTACCATGCAAAATCATCAGGGATACGAATGCTGTATCGACACTTAAAGTCCAGATCAAAGGCTACGTTAATCCTGCTCAGGTAGACATCGAAGAACCCATCGATGCTGAATATAAAATTTGCCAGGATCTTTTTAAATTTTGCCGCGGTGGCAACCACCTTGTTTTTGCCAACAGTCGCAATAGAACGGAAAGTATCGCGGCAACGTTAAGTGACATGTGTGATCAACAACATGTACCAAATGAGTTTTTTCCACACCATGGTTCGCTTTCAAAAGAACTGAGAGAAAGCCTCGAAAAACGGCTTCAACAAGAACAATATCCCACAACAGCGGTATGCACCATGACCCTGGAGCTCGGTATTGATATTGGGAAAGTTAATTCAGTTGTCCAGGTTACGGCCCCTCACTCCGTGTCAAGTCTCCGTCAGAGAATGGGGCGTTCAGGACGCAGGGGCGGTGCCTCTATTCTCAGAATGTTGATTGCTGAAGATGAACTAACCAAAGATTCAAACCCGATTGATAAGCTACGTTTGGAGTTAATCCAGTCCCTTGCCATGATAAGATTGCTTATCAGTAGTAAGTGGTATGAGCCGGCCGATACATCGCTTTATCACTTTTCCACGCTACTACATCAAATGCTCGCAGTTATTGCTCAGTGGGGAGGTATTAGAGCCGATCAGTTGTACAACCTGCTCTGCAAAGAAGGGCCTTTCCAAAATGTTTCTGCAGCCAACTACAAGGCTATTCTTTTGCATATGGGCGGCTCGGAATTAATCACTCAGCTTGGTAGTGGAGAGTTGGTTTTAGGTGTTTTAGGCGAACGAATTACCGGGCATTACTCATTCTATACCGTGTTCAAAACCCCTGAAGAATTCAGAATTGTCAGTGGTACCAAAACGCTTGGTACGTTGCCTGTCGACTCATTGGTACTCGTTGGACAACACATTATTTTTGGCGGAAAAAGATGGATAGTCAAAGATATCGACAGCGAAAAAAGGACGATTTATGTTGAACGGGCAAAGGGAGGAAAGCCTCCAAAGTTCGGTGGTAGCGGTATGTCGGTACATGACGTTGTGCGCCAGGAAATGTTTAAAATTTTAAGTGATGGCGATTACCGGATCGATGTCGCTGGCCAAAAAATAGACTTTGCTGATGCCAACGCGAGAGAGCTGTTTAGAGAGGGCGTAGCTTTCTTTAACGAGGCTGAGCTGCGACAGAATTCATTGCTTCAACACGGCAATGATGTATACATCTTTACTTGGCACGGTGATAAGGTCGTCAACACAATAGCAACATTACTCATTAAAAATGGGTATGAAACGGGTGTTTACGCGGGGGCTATTGAAGTCAGTAATACGTGTTTAAGTAATATTAAATCGGAATTACAATCTCTGAAAGATCTTGAGCTGCCAAGCGCTGAGGAGCTCGCAAATTTTGTGTTCGAAAAACGAGTTGAAAAGTTTGATGAGTATTTACCTCCGAAGGCGCTCCAACTAGCATACAGCGCTAGAACTTTCGATCTTGATAGTACCAAAAACTGGCTTATATCTACGGTAAGTCAGTACTAG
- a CDS encoding DUF4113 domain-containing protein, translating to MLVFANKSPYDESPVGFKRLIKFAVPTNCSAVITTEVSRVVPELYRPGVRYYKIGVGLLDLTDEAHFQADLFTPNPANPRIMQACDALNHRYGSDTLFLAAQGIEQKWAMRRELLLHSTPPIGITFALYGVPDSHCHLPYKSGRR from the coding sequence GTGTTGGTGTTTGCCAATAAGAGCCCCTATGACGAAAGTCCTGTGGGTTTTAAGCGGTTGATTAAGTTTGCCGTACCTACAAACTGTTCCGCAGTTATAACCACCGAAGTAAGCAGGGTTGTACCAGAACTTTACCGCCCAGGTGTGCGTTACTACAAGATTGGCGTAGGGCTGCTCGATCTGACGGACGAAGCACACTTTCAAGCTGATCTCTTTACGCCCAATCCGGCAAATCCACGGATAATGCAAGCTTGTGATGCCCTTAACCACCGTTATGGCTCTGATACCTTGTTCCTCGCGGCACAAGGTATCGAGCAGAAATGGGCTATGCGACGAGAGCTGCTACTCCACAGTACACCACCAATTGGCATCACCTTCGCGCTATACGGTGTTCCTGATAGCCACTGTCACTTGCCGTATAAATCGGGACGGCGGTAG
- a CDS encoding ATP-binding protein produces the protein MIAKKIRAKERDAIIQSLKSGVTPKVGIQHIQVGRVNELKAMIQDIERITDGGSAFRLIIGEYGSGKTFFLSVVRAIALERKLVTVNADLSPDRRIHASAGQARNLYSELMRNMSTRNKPDGNALTSVVERFITEARMEADSTGKIANAVIHEKLASLSELVGGYDFAKVIEAYWTGHETDNETLKANAIKWLRAEYSTKTDARNDLGVRTIISDTSFYDSLKLMSLFVRQAGYQGLLVNLDEMVNLYKLNNTTARTSNYEQILRILNDCLQGTAEHLGFLLGGTPEFLLDPRKGLYSYEALQSRLAGNTFAKQAGVIDYSSPALHLASLTPEELYILLKNLRYVYAEGDESKYLVPDESLKAFLKHCSQTIGDAYFRTPRNTIKAFLDMLAVIDQNPNIAWNNLVASVAIEEEKPSDVELDIEDTEDDLADFKL, from the coding sequence ATGATTGCAAAGAAAATTCGGGCTAAGGAAAGAGACGCAATTATCCAATCTCTTAAGTCGGGTGTTACACCTAAAGTTGGGATCCAACATATTCAGGTGGGCCGGGTAAATGAACTCAAGGCCATGATCCAGGATATTGAACGTATCACCGATGGTGGATCCGCTTTTAGGTTAATTATCGGGGAGTACGGCTCGGGTAAAACGTTTTTCTTGAGTGTTGTAAGAGCTATAGCACTGGAAAGAAAGCTGGTTACCGTAAACGCAGACCTATCCCCCGACAGACGGATCCATGCCTCAGCAGGCCAGGCAAGAAACCTCTATTCAGAACTAATGCGCAACATGTCTACCCGTAATAAGCCCGACGGTAACGCACTAACAAGTGTCGTTGAGAGGTTTATTACTGAAGCTCGCATGGAGGCTGATAGCACTGGAAAGATTGCCAATGCCGTCATTCATGAAAAGTTAGCGTCTTTATCAGAGCTTGTTGGTGGGTATGATTTTGCCAAGGTTATCGAAGCCTATTGGACTGGTCATGAAACAGATAATGAGACACTTAAAGCAAATGCAATTAAATGGCTGCGCGCCGAATACTCCACAAAAACAGATGCGCGTAACGATCTTGGCGTAAGAACAATTATCTCTGATACATCATTTTATGATTCACTCAAATTGATGAGTTTGTTCGTTCGTCAAGCCGGCTATCAGGGGCTTTTGGTCAACCTGGATGAGATGGTAAACCTGTATAAGCTCAACAACACCACAGCAAGAACATCGAACTACGAACAGATTTTACGCATCCTGAATGATTGTCTACAGGGAACGGCGGAACATTTAGGTTTCTTACTGGGTGGCACTCCTGAGTTCCTGCTTGACCCCAGAAAGGGTCTATATAGCTACGAGGCGTTGCAGTCCAGACTTGCCGGCAACACCTTTGCTAAGCAAGCCGGTGTTATCGATTACTCTTCTCCTGCCTTACATCTGGCGAGTCTAACGCCAGAAGAGCTCTACATCCTGTTGAAAAATTTGCGTTATGTTTACGCCGAGGGTGATGAAAGTAAGTATCTTGTTCCTGATGAGTCATTAAAAGCATTTCTAAAGCACTGTAGCCAAACTATTGGAGATGCTTACTTTAGAACCCCCAGAAACACCATTAAGGCATTCCTCGATATGCTGGCGGTTATCGATCAGAATCCGAATATTGCTTGGAATAATCTGGTCGCTTCTGTGGCTATTGAAGAAGAAAAACCTTCCGATGTAGAGCTTGATATCGAAGATACTGAGGATGATTTAGCCGACTTCAAGCTATGA
- a CDS encoding TerB N-terminal domain-containing protein, translating into MEFIIGAIVIFVLYKLGSGKPKPKAKASSNTSPSVSITSNSINSKNTRSSASSKVESTRDDDFATFRVYTSYGAEAEKTSNTQKGRWVSEGEQLTVNGRQIPRGFYYFGGVLNALTGYGIEPSLVDEKRPALTKSFKTGSDLYTDESLGYWPSYATLSKACRGAYLDFLASDRTDSGTPIGYVFIYFYGFERRIIENRSNNSVSDEEFLTIFNEVLRLNRVFNANRSFRGYSASFLELMTLLRPALLEHRAADIPETNNGLSFKVRLATTIAKGQPVNADLALDWLKNTFEYTLKTPARRCEAEFRKLFQIRFKEKFGDGILVKPNKTKLTLSYHAASNGIHRVDLNLEDLPDPSVLKAPLNKLIPIAEQCTDELNSYSRYLGKADTSKDEIAALMLLPKELANEADSPVIGSFKQWAEQIITNHKGLTTVQDFWSHTGMPMPKALNKKEIDLLTNLAAKAEIGIAPDQRFHLTKFKADGNIVLFSPGHGEFFESSPAFHQVMLALRLGAMVATIDGVVAADEEKALRRIIEHDDKLSPTDKNSLSAYLTWRLNSPANTAGLSARIEQLNETQIEFLKRFIVSIALADGKVDADEIKQIEKLYAFLGLDKSLVTSDIHHLTTTTKGSLSTQQDTGKTKDVFLLDEEILAMHENDTSDAKSMLESIFAVDDEPESEPIAVVNSVNSGLDTTHQALFEQLITKAAWTRHEVHELCSKLKLMIDGAIETINEWAYEKVEAPVLDDDGDIYVDLEIVEELRGK; encoded by the coding sequence ATGGAATTCATTATAGGTGCAATCGTTATTTTTGTTCTCTATAAACTCGGGTCAGGGAAACCAAAACCAAAGGCGAAAGCAAGTTCTAACACTAGCCCGTCAGTAAGCATTACAAGCAATAGTATCAATTCAAAAAACACTCGTTCATCTGCTAGTTCTAAGGTTGAAAGTACCCGAGATGATGATTTCGCGACATTCAGGGTCTATACAAGTTATGGCGCAGAAGCTGAAAAGACGTCCAACACTCAGAAAGGCCGTTGGGTCAGCGAAGGAGAGCAACTGACTGTTAATGGTAGGCAAATACCCAGAGGTTTTTACTATTTTGGTGGGGTGCTGAATGCCCTAACGGGGTACGGAATTGAGCCATCATTAGTCGATGAGAAACGCCCGGCACTCACAAAATCATTCAAAACCGGTTCAGATTTATACACTGATGAGTCACTCGGTTACTGGCCAAGTTATGCCACTTTATCCAAAGCTTGTAGGGGTGCATACCTTGATTTTTTAGCTTCGGACCGCACTGATTCAGGCACGCCAATTGGCTATGTCTTCATATACTTCTATGGATTTGAAAGACGTATTATCGAAAACAGGTCGAACAACTCAGTATCAGATGAAGAGTTTTTAACCATATTTAATGAAGTTTTACGCCTCAATAGGGTGTTCAATGCTAACCGTTCGTTTAGGGGGTATTCGGCTAGCTTTCTGGAGTTAATGACTCTACTTAGGCCCGCACTACTTGAGCATAGAGCAGCAGATATCCCAGAAACAAACAACGGATTATCATTCAAGGTTCGGCTTGCAACCACTATTGCTAAAGGCCAACCTGTTAATGCAGATCTGGCGCTAGATTGGCTGAAAAATACGTTTGAATACACTCTAAAAACACCTGCCAGAAGGTGCGAAGCTGAGTTCAGAAAACTTTTCCAAATAAGGTTTAAAGAGAAATTTGGTGATGGAATACTGGTAAAACCTAACAAAACTAAGCTCACGCTGTCCTACCACGCAGCTAGTAATGGAATACATAGAGTTGACTTAAATTTGGAGGATTTACCTGACCCCAGCGTGCTTAAAGCCCCCCTTAATAAGCTCATACCGATCGCTGAACAGTGTACTGATGAGCTAAATAGTTATAGCCGGTATTTAGGAAAGGCTGATACCTCAAAGGATGAAATCGCCGCATTAATGCTATTACCCAAGGAGCTTGCGAACGAAGCTGATTCTCCCGTCATCGGTTCTTTCAAGCAATGGGCTGAGCAAATTATTACAAATCATAAAGGACTGACAACAGTTCAGGACTTTTGGTCTCATACAGGCATGCCGATGCCAAAAGCACTTAATAAAAAAGAAATCGATTTGCTGACGAATCTTGCTGCAAAGGCCGAAATTGGTATCGCACCAGACCAACGCTTTCACTTAACCAAGTTTAAAGCTGACGGAAATATCGTTTTGTTCTCTCCAGGCCATGGGGAGTTCTTTGAATCGTCTCCAGCATTTCATCAGGTAATGCTCGCCTTAAGACTTGGTGCGATGGTGGCAACTATTGATGGTGTTGTAGCGGCTGATGAGGAGAAAGCTCTTCGCAGAATTATCGAGCATGATGACAAGCTGTCACCAACGGACAAGAATTCGTTATCTGCTTATCTGACATGGCGATTAAATAGCCCAGCGAATACCGCTGGATTGAGCGCTAGGATTGAGCAATTAAATGAGACTCAGATTGAGTTCCTGAAGAGATTTATCGTATCAATTGCCCTTGCGGACGGTAAGGTAGATGCCGACGAAATAAAGCAAATTGAAAAGCTGTACGCCTTCCTGGGTTTGGATAAATCACTCGTAACAAGCGACATCCACCACCTGACTACGACCACAAAGGGCTCTTTATCAACTCAGCAGGATACAGGTAAAACCAAAGATGTATTTCTGTTGGATGAAGAAATATTGGCCATGCATGAGAATGACACCAGTGACGCAAAATCTATGTTAGAAAGCATTTTTGCTGTAGATGATGAGCCTGAATCTGAGCCTATTGCTGTCGTCAACTCTGTTAATAGTGGTTTGGATACAACTCACCAGGCCTTGTTTGAACAGCTGATAACAAAGGCCGCATGGACTCGTCACGAAGTTCACGAGTTATGCAGTAAACTCAAACTGATGATTGATGGCGCGATAGAAACGATTAATGAGTGGGCTTATGAAAAAGTCGAAGCGCCAGTTCTGGACGATGATGGTGATATCTATGTTGATCTCGAAATTGTTGAAGAATTAAGGGGTAAATGA